Genomic DNA from Epinephelus moara isolate mb chromosome 24, YSFRI_EMoa_1.0, whole genome shotgun sequence:
ttcaaaaacatgggaagacaCATGTCCCACAAATTCCAAAAAATGTATAGATtttcaaaattattattataaaaaaggaaaaaaaaaactagggaaaaaagaaaaaagctttggaaaaacaacacccaattattattattattattacatatttaaaatcatgaTACAGAATAGTTATACCTTTAAGCACTCTtaccaggtcatttccttgtttgtttttaactttcttttttccttttcccccccattaattttcttgtttttaatattctctttttactaatttcttgcaattttTTGGGGTCGTTTCTTCTTTCATGGTTCATTTCCTTCTTCCCATgtgtttgaaagaaatcaagccaatttgctcaggttaatataaaacataatcaGCAAATAAGTTATGATGTAACATTAATATTATGGCTAAAGATAAGTCTTTATTGATCCTTTCTTACCTGTCAATATATATAGTAAAATAACGGCAACATTTAAGCAATGTACATATGaagcatcaataattataattcaGTAATAtatgtgtacttttactttttgtgctttagttatattttgatgcttgtGCTTTTCGACTTTTACTTTCCAAGAGCATAGTCTAAATTAAGAAActaaaaaagttaaattaaataacattGTAAGAGATTGGTAAGGTCTAAGTTCGcagttaaaactgaaaaaaataaaggaggCTTTGGTTACAAATGCAGTTTGAATAGTAAAAATGTGTTGAGCCTTTGTGGAGATACCAGTGTCTAAAGTTAAGGAAACTGTCTTGCCCACAAATATGAGGACTTAACTTTTATGTTAGATTTTAAAGAGTATAACATCATTAGGGTTTGGGTTGTAGGTTGGAAATGTCATTATACTGACCCAGCGAAACATACAAGGAATATTAACCATGGGTAAAATGACTGCTGAGAACGTAGATGTCTTTTGACAGGTCTCCTTGTTGTGTCATACTGAGCTGACAGGACCCTGGGACCAGATACACTCACCTGACCGAGTATATCTACACTGTGTTAacgctacttttacttaaataaaacatatgtATCCCACCAGCCTGCTGCTGTAACGTTAAACCACAGCATACAGATGTgaaacgttagctagctaacgttagccaaacGGTCTTACCTGCTGCGTCTCTTCTTTATCAACGGACATTTTCAGGCAGGGAAACTTTTGACAGCTGCGGCTTCAATTATGTAACAAAGTCCTCACAAAACCAAGgtttaacaaacaaaacaagacgcAGTTTGTACACACATATTTCAACTTGTTTGCTAAAGGTAACAGTtggcaggaaaaacaaaaactcgCGGCACACATTCACCAACAAACCAACGACTCCTGAgtttaattcagtgtttaatGTAAAGCACCACCGTGTGGCCAGGAGGAGGTACTGCAGCGCTGCAGCGTTTAATGACACATTACAATCAGATTACATGCTCTTTATGTGGTTTATTAGGCCCAGCTCCTCTCATGGAAATACTGAGGATGAAGTTCCCTGGTTCTGACACGGTTTCAAAGATCACAGAGTTCTTTTGTAAACTTGCTTGCAGACTTGATCCTGGCAAGTAAGTTCCTGAAGGGAGAAAACatgaaattaatacattttccaacatttattgttaaaaacagTGTGCTCATAATTAAAGCAATGTCATAAGTTTTCTCATGGagaagtgatttttttcttgtgtttaacTCATTAATGATATAATTCTATATGTGAATGTGTCCACAAAATACTTTAAATCAGCATAACTTATGACACAGTGTTGATCACACACATTAACTGGATTGTAAAAGGCTATCAGAATAAAAAATGCAGAGTCATACCAGATGGAGCTCGTCTCCATTAGTCCAGTGAGTCCACCCTCggttcttcttctctcctttctgAACACACACCAGCTTATCATTGTCCCAGTTGACCACAGTCTGATagggaacaaaaataaaatgtatatataatataaatgtaaataaaatctgttcactttagctttaactagctctgactttcctaaaaactctttatttttatgcttcatgctgctgcaactttttaaaaatattgtattttacttgattttatgactTATGGTTTTACAATTGTATgatttttgctgcatttcttgtttgaaaggtgctagataaattaagtttattatcatttcttcttattattacagaaaaatacatataaatatggTTTGTGAACACCGCAGAGTCACAGACAGCAGTGTTTACTACAGTATTACACTTTATTAAATCCTTTATTACCTGGCACGTCCTGTTGTCCATCCCTTTGGTCACCTCTTTAAACTCCTCTCCAATTTTAAATGAAAGGTCATAATTTCTTAAAGTACTAAATGTCTTGATTGAGAAACTGTCTCCATCTTGCTTAATCACTTTCTGGGGCTTCAACACCGAGGCAATCTTGCGCGTTGCAAAATCAATGCCTGTGTGTCAAAATGAGAGGAGCTGGTTAGAACAAGGTTTCACTTTGTGAGTTCACGTTAACTGCAAACACGTCCATCCTGCTCTGATCAGGACATAAATTAACATTAACCTTCACTGTATGTTTAACGCCCTCAAGGTcactgacaaaaagaaatgcacaCTCAATTCTCGATCTATCCAAATTACATAAATCATGAACAGATATACCTCTACTTTCCTTAATGCATATTCCACATTGATTCAGTTGTCAGCTGTGAGCATGAATGTTCGAAAACTCAAACCCAAATGATGCTGATAACAATTCAACATTCACAAAAGAAACATTACTCAGTCAGCTACACATAAGGGTTTCCTCTCATATCataattaaacattaatttaaatttcagtgtgtttaaagAAGCTGTGACACTCACCAAGTGCAGCCATGTAGCCCTCGAAATTGACTGTGCTGACCATGTCCCACGTCCCGCTGTAGTCGACAGGCATCTTGGATGTTGGTCTGACTCTCTGGAAGACTATCAGGAGTGATCGGATTTAAAGTGCATGGGTGGGATGTTTCATTGTGTGTCAATTTGGGGCAGAGGTGATGAGTTGTCGCCAGCAGCAGCTATTTaagacacatactgtacaaagGAGACACACTGTAGGGCGGAAcaggactttttacacataATATGAGGAAATTATTCTGTTCCTGTTCAAACAAAAGCCTCCACACGAGGTGGTATTTTAAAATCTTGCCAGCTGTGACCAAAAACATAATCTTAAAGTTTAAATGTACGTGCAGATGTTGGGCTTTCAGGGTAAATAACATGCAGCAGAGGTCTCTGTGCATGTGCAGTGTGAAATACAATCCTTCCTCCTGCTGTTGGAGCTGTTGGCTGTTCTTCAGCTGAACACGTccagccatcaggagcagtgTTACAGTATCTGTCTGCCTGAGTGTGCAACATCCATGTTTCTCTACATGCTAATCCTCATGGCGTATCATAGCAGCAGATGGCTACCGAGGAGTCAGAGGTTAAAATTGTAAGTGAcagtcatgttttttgtttttaatctgacAGAAAAATACCCTTAATTCAAACACACTCATTGCAACAGCTTTTAAAACGGATGCTTTGTTCTATTTGTAGTCAGATAGTGAATGCAGTGTTTGCGGCACTTGTCCTGGTTCCTCAGTTCTACATCCTGGGAAGGTAACTGGGACAGAGGTGCTGGCATCGAGCCGTAGAGCCCATGGGTTACTGGTACAAAAGGGAACGCAGCGTTAATCATGGTTTCTGTTCTCTTTAAAGGCCCAAATCCTCCAGATACTGCAGACAGCCTCTTCTGAACAACCTGTCAGCCTCCATCGCCTTGTCCTTCATAGCTACAGGTAAATCAGacacatttcaaaaacacaagCCGAGCGTACTACAAGCTAAGAATGATTTATATAGACCAGGCACAGTCAACTTGCTTTGCCAAAGGGCCACATTTGCCAGTTAAAGGGCAAGCATTGACATTTATCAGTATGTATATCAAGTGATTTGCCTGTTTTCAACTGTTCAAcatttgctgtcctcactcatctGTCCCTTTTATGTACTCTAGCACCTTCAAAGTACAGAAAATTGACCAGTGTGAATAAGGTTTGACCCACAGGCTGTGAGTTGAGCATCACTGATGTGGACTAACTTCAAGTCTTTCAACAGGTTTTGCAGTGATATTCACATTAATAGACCCGGTTCCTCAGAGCTTGTGGGCTGCCTATCATCTGTTTGGGCTGCTGACGTGTGGACAAGGACTATGCACCGTCATCCTGacgctgacagcagcagcatgtgtaAGAAAGAGACCACAGTGTTATTACGTTCTGTAGAGAAACTGCCGCATCAAaatgatttatatttatatatttgtatgttcACAGGCCAAAACCACCCCTGAGCTGTACTACATGTCCCTTATTCTAACAGTCGCAGCTATTGTCAGCACAGGTGAAGTGCTTTTCTTATGAATTATGTGGaggatgaaaaatgacttaagtatcaataaataaataaatttgtaagcaaataaatgtatgaataaataaatgcaagtatgaattaattttgaaatacatatggaaataaatcattaaatgtaggaataaatacaggaataaataattaaataaataaatgcaagaataaattaattttgaaatatATATGGAAACAATtacatgtagaaataaatacaggaataaataaatgaataaatgcataaataaatcacttttaaaatacatatggaaataaataattacatgtatgaataaatacaggaataagtaaatagatatataaatgctgaagtaaataaaaaattataaataaagaggtaaatatggaaataaataaatataatagatacatgcaaaaataaataaataaaaagttgatTATTAAACAggacatgaataaataaatatcttaaattTATTTCTCtacttttgtatattttttgtatccttgtgtctgtgtgtaaatgaagtAGGAGGTCCTAAcctttgcttttatttatttatttcagcatttattcattcttttatttattaattttcatatttatttattcccgTATCTATTTCTACATCTATATATTGATActtgtgtcattttttatcctccatacattcacacactgcaTTCTTTCAGTTCAAAGGAATAACACCTGCTTGTGTCTGTTCAGGTTATTTCATGGTGAGAGGAGGACTCTGGTTGGCTAAGAAGAAGCCCGTGACCGACCCGAGCAGAAACAATGAGCAGTAAAGCGGTCCAGCTGTCCCACACTGACATGCGATACTTTACATATTAAGATTTCATGTGGTTTCCATGCCGACAGCAGCTGGTAACTTTAAACCatgggaaacagaaaaaaaagagaaagcgaCTTAATCCCTCTCACGTTTTAAAGCTCACTTCAGAGAAACATCACACAGCAGGTGTTTGTCTCGGTTCAGAATGgtgtttgctttttatttgttgATGGAAATCTGTTTCATGTAACAATCAATCATGGGACGTTAATAAATTCAGTGTTTAATTATTATAACAGTGCTGAATTTGATAGTTATCTCACTAGAAAAGTAAAGCTACATAAAATATGTTGTGGTAGGAAAGCTGAAaaggaaattcagtttttaataTTCCCACCTAATGACCCAAACTTTTAATGAAACTggaaagaaaatcaaataaataataacctAAATTACATCACATGGTGCCAGTATGATCTAGTGCATCGAAGTGCTCCTCTTTTTAGTGCATGGAAATATCTTGTAGATTTAGTGACTGctcatcacacacacttcttCAGACTCTTTTCAAAATGTTCTTCACAGACCCATATGGTCGTTTGTCTTATAAGACCAAGACGCAGGACAAAGTCTCCTCTTTTCAGCTCGTCAAGATGGATCAAACAAAGGCACAATAACATGACTGCTGAAACTCAGTAGCACTTCACTTTAATTCAAAGACTGTGTATAAATCAACCTTGAAATAAAGCTGCTCTTGTTTGGACACATACAAAAAGCACCTCAAGATCACAGGCACTGAATTTtctaaaggaatatttcaccccaaaatgaccatttatataaCAAATACCTTGAATTCGTGAAAAAAATCGTTTTTTCTGCACACCTATAGGCTGAATAGAgaatctaaaaaaagaaaaaacattcttCGTGAATTCAAGTAAACGGGGACAGCGTTtaacacaacacattctcactccgacctcgtcatacattgacgtttggtcatggactttccacgtccacatatgatgtgcaaggtaccctgggtgtgttggctgttgtagttctgggacactgtgtcaagttctgcctgttacatgcattgtcttctttcaagatacacttctgttttcacaggaaattttacgcttacatacagtgtctttcaaaacaaacgcactgtaggaaaaaaaagagttgcctgccccagtcggactttcgctgccttaactttcgtccttgtcccaccccgtttcctcctgatgctgccaggcaccgttaaactatagcGGCAACCAGCAGTGTAATATGCCAACCTTGAAGGACGCcattttttgttggtttctgacgccgcaagtcactgccaaagcactggattttgacgactttggagtaaGACGGGGctctttaacaacagcaaagatagaacaaaacataatgttttagctaaaatacatgtttgagcatgactggataaatgacactaAGATAATAATGGCACAAAGTGTTTGAGCATTTGTCAAATTACGTTTTGATATGGTTTTACTGTTGTTGAACATGGCCCCCATTTACTTCAGATTATGAAGAATGTTCACCCTTTTTCAATTCTCTGTTCACCCTGGttgcatgtgagaaaaacaaaagttttcttcacgaaGGTAAAGGTAACACacggtgagtaactgatatagaAACTGTCAATCTGTGGATGAAGTACTCTTTAAGTGGAATGTGAATGGGTCAggaatgtgcttttttttttttgaagcaCCAAATATCTTGAATTATCTGAAACATTTCAATAACACACGTTTGTATTTCCATTATtaacatacaaaaaatgtataatGAATGGGACCAGTAACATTTCAGTCTTTTTAAACTCACTGAGGACATTTTAAGTGGGTCACTGCCACTCAACAATAGAAAACATACAATCGAGAAGTGTAGATTACAGTAAGCTGCATACCTGCAAATTCACAAAATCACCTGAGATCATACAAGATATGCACACAGTGCTACATACCCTGCACTTAGTAAACTGCAGACAGATACTTCACGTTTGTCTAGATTTTCACTCATCTCACACATTATTAGGTTTAGATAAACTATAAAAAGTCTGTATatgcatttcacacacacaaacacacccagaaaaaaaagatttgaacgAGGCTTCAGTATAAAAGGACCTTATCATAGTTTTTAACCCATTAAAGCTGGAGTGAGGAACTTTTGTCTCCCCCCTGTGGCAATGAGAGTAATTACACAAATGCTGTCAACAAGTGCTCATGTCGTATGTCTGTAGATGAGCTCTCTACATCTCCCCCACACCCTAGAAACGCCATTTTGATAGTGTTATCAACTCTTTCCTAATGGGAGTAGCTAGCACTACCTCAAAAAGTTGCTAAAAGTCACCAGATGACTTGTTCCTTTGCATATTAGTGACGTCATTGTACATTAACGGAAGCATTAAAACTTCAACAAAATATTTGAAAGGCAAGAGAGCTTTCAGCACCATTTTCTCACACTTCCAATCCAGAGAACGAAGACTGAAACTCACAACTGAACTCCTGCTGCAAGCGgcgtctcctctcctcctgcgaTCTCTCCCCTACTGCATGGTGCAAGAGGAAGGACGGGGAGAGACCTTGTGCTGATGGCAGAGGGGTCGTGGACTGTGATTACTCTGAGCAGCACGCATGGGAATGaattacaatacaatacatttcTCTCTTCTACTCTGATGGTCTGAATGAGTCGCTAAATTTGTCGGTACTGGCATTTTAGAAACAAAGTaagagggtctgaaaagtcgctaaatctAGGCAGGCAATTTGCCAAGTAGGTAACACTGTCTCTTCAAATCTTTTTCTGTTACTTTAATTAAAaattccttttcattttctggGTGGTTGACATAAAATGCATTACTTTGGCGCACCAGCACAAGAAAGTTGCCACAGTCCCCAAACACCACAACTCCAATATTCTGCATAATACAGAGAGCTTTATCTTATATGAAAAAGTCCCACACTTCAGCTTTAACTATAAATTGCAAATACTTGACATTTCTGCAATAAAACTGATGACACGCTGTGATTTCAAAAAATATATGTGTGGTTATGTATATGTGGTTTTATCTTGTGTGTACAGCCCTGTGTTgtagtcttttatttttaatttattgctgCTGCAGCAAAGCCAATTGCCCCTCAGGGACAAATAACGGTCTTAAATCCTGCTGTGTTCATATATATAATTTGTGCTAAATAAGCTACAATATGTAGAACTAGAGGTCCTTTAAGAGTTGGCTCATACTTTCTTTTGCACCAACCAGCTGTCTAATTAAAGCTGTTGTTGGTAACttcttaaaaaacaactttatgtCATATTTACTGAAACTGCCACTATATTCAAACAGCAGTACAAGACAGATAATCTGCCTCCCTTGAATTACTTCTAATGGCATTAATACAtgtgaaggaaaacaaccaatcagagctgaggagtctctaacgcagctgtcaatcatgtcagtcacagcTTGTGAtttctctccatttctctcctcaaatgttctcagaaacatattttagtgtactgtttagctgtaaaatgagacacTTGGTCCAGGCAGTGGGTGGTGCTTCACTCAACcgtttccaacatggcagccaaGGCACAagcattctcattttacagctaaacagtacactaaaatatgttcctgaaaatgtttgaggagagaaataggcaatgcagcgatagaatcttgattcatatttgatcagtcctagtttgacagtttgaccgaaGTTAAGGAGCAGTGATTGTGAGCTGTGATAGGCTCTCGCAAATGCCATCAGAAGAGgtaggaagagaaggaggatcATGATTTTTATGATGTAatactgtgtggatgtagtgacagtttcaggaAGTTATtctcataaaagttaccaactataGTTTTAAAGCAGCTTCAAAAACATTTGTCTGATTGAAAGTTAGGAATGTGATTCCTATCCTAAAAGTGCATCATAGTCTATATACCAAACAAGTCTGCCATCAGCAGGCTTCACCCCGGTGACGGGCCACTTGTTTGGGTTGTCCTTCACTCGGCTCAGCTGGGTGATCAGTTCATGCTTGCCTTTGCCCATCACTAAAACAGCGACCGTGCGAGCTCGGTTAATGGCACTGAAAGTGAGGCTCATGCGCTGGTGAGGCTTGACAGGACTCTCAGTGAGGGCCACCAGACCTTCCCCAAGTTCGTCCACTTTATTGCCAGGGAACAGAGAGGCAGTGTGGCTGTCATAGCCGACTCCCAGCAGTACAAAATGGAAGCTGGAGCCATTAACCAACTTGCTGACCTCTTGCTCATACAGCCGTGCTCCTCCGtcctcctccacacacagacGCTGGTTGAGCTGCACTGGCATGGGGTGGATGTTGTAA
This window encodes:
- the LOC126386727 gene encoding uncharacterized protein LOC126386727 isoform X2, producing MFLYMLILMAYHSSRWLPRSQRLKLPKSSRYCRQPLLNNLSASIALSFIATGFAVIFTLIDPVPQSLWAAYHLFGLLTCGQGLCTVILTLTAAACAKTTPELYYMSLILTVAAIVSTGYFMVRGGLWLAKKKPVTDPSRNNEQ
- the rbp7b gene encoding retinoid-binding protein 7, with translation MPVDYSGTWDMVSTVNFEGYMAALGIDFATRKIASVLKPQKVIKQDGDSFSIKTFSTLRNYDLSFKIGEEFKEVTKGMDNRTCQTVVNWDNDKLVCVQKGEKKNRGWTHWTNGDELHLELTCQDQVCKQVYKRTL
- the LOC126386727 gene encoding uncharacterized protein LOC126386727 isoform X1, with the protein product MFLYMLILMAYHSSRWLPRSQRLKFQIVNAVFAALVLVPQFYILGRPKSSRYCRQPLLNNLSASIALSFIATGFAVIFTLIDPVPQSLWAAYHLFGLLTCGQGLCTVILTLTAAACAKTTPELYYMSLILTVAAIVSTGYFMVRGGLWLAKKKPVTDPSRNNEQ